The Actinomycetota bacterium genome contains the following window.
GGCTCACCGCCGGGCGCGCGGCGGTCCGGCGGCGCCGCCGCCCGCGGAGACCGTTGATCCGGGGCCCGGCGAGGCCCAGGAGCGCGGGGAGCAGGGTGACCGAGGCGGCCACCACGATCAGGACCATCACCGCGATGGCCACGCCGGCCGCGGTGAGGAACGGGACGCCGGCGACCGCGAGGCCGAGGATCGCGATGACGACGGTGCCACCGGCGAAGATCACCGCCTGGCCGGCGGTGGCCACCGCGCGACCCACCGACTCCTCGACGCTCATCCCCCGGGCCAGGTGCTCGCGGTGCCGGGTGACGATGAACAGCGCGTAGTCGATCCCGACGCCGAGGGCGATCATGCTGCCCAGCTGCGGCACCCAGCTGGGCACCGCGACCAGGTAGGTGAGCAGCGACATCGAGCCGATGCCGAGGGCGAGGCCGAAGACGGCCATCCCGATCGGCAGGCCCATGGCGATGAGCGATCCGAACGCGACGAGGAGGATCACGACCGCCGCGACCAGCCCGATCAGCTCGCCGGGCCCCATCTCCGGCTCCTCGAAGGCGAAGAACAGATCGCCGCCCATCTCGATCCGGAGCGGCGAGTCCTTCGCGGCCTCGCTGCCGAACGCCTTGAGGGCTTCGAGGTCGCTCGCGTCGAGCTGCTCGATCACCGGATAGCGCAGGCGGACGAGCGCGACGCGACCGTCGGGCGAGGTCGTGGTGTCGCTCGCGCCCGCGCCGATCACGCTGGGCAGGGAGGCGGCCTCGGCCCGCAGCTCGGACAACGCGGCTCGCGCCTCGGCCGAATCGCGGAAGGTGACAGCGCCGTCGCGCGGCGTCAGGACGAGCTGCGCGGTCAGCCCCGCCCGCTCAGAACCGGCCCCGCTGAGCAGCTCGCCGGCCCGCTGGGAGTCGAGTCCCGGGACCTCGACCGAGTCCTCGAGCTCCCGTCCGAAGGCGCCCGACGCCGCGATGACGAGCGCGGCGGCGCACAGCCAGGCTCCGATGACCCTCCAGGGTCGGCGGGCGGCGAAGCGACCCAGGCGGTACAGGGCGTGCGACATCGTGGTGCCTCCGGCTCAAGCGTTGCGATGGACCGCTGTGGAGTGGCCACGGCGTGCGATCCAGCCTGACGGCGACCGGCGGCCCGCACATCGGCAGAACGGTCACTTTCGAGGTGGCCGTCCGGCCCATTCCAAGGTCGTCCTTCCGGCCAATGGCGCGGCGCGCCCGAGCGCTCTACGGTGGGCTCGTGGAGGGAAACGCCATCCGCTCGCTCTGGGCCGAACCGCGGGTTCCGGACCCGCCCCGGCGGGTGTGGCGCGACTGGGCGCTCGTCGGCGTCCTGGTGCCGGCGGCGGTCCTCGAGAGCATCCTGCGCGAGGAGGTGACGTGGCGGCCGGCCGCGCTGGTGATCACCGTCGCGGCGATCGTCCTGCTGCTGTGGCGCCGGACGAGCCCGTTGCCCGTCGTCGCCGGCACTTTCGGTCTCATGGGGACCGGCGCGGCGGCGTGGCTCCTCGGCGCCGGCGAGCCGGTCGGGCTCTACTCAGCCGCGTCGGTGCTGCTCGTCCCGTACTCGCTGCTCCGGTGGGCGGCGGGGCGCGAGGTCGTGATCGGGCTGTCGATCATCGTGGTCGTCGGCGCGGTGTGCATCGCCGCCGACTTCACCGGCGTCGTCGAGGCGGTGGCCGGCATGGTGATCCTGCTCTTCCCGGCGGTGCTCGGGGCCTCGGTCCGCTACCGCACCGGCTCCCGCCTGCGCGAGCTGGACCAGATCAGGCTCCGCGAGCGCGAGGAGCTGGCCCGCGGGCTGCACGACACCGTCGCCCACCACGTCTCGGCCATCGCCATCCACGCCCAGGCCGGGCGTGCCCTTGCCGCATCCCGGCCGGACGCCGCCGTCGACGCGCTCGCGGTCATCGAGGAGGCCGCCTCGCGCACGCTCACCGAGATGCGCAGCATGGTGGGGGCGCTTCGGCGCCCGGGCGAGGTGCCCGACCTCCTTCCCCAGCGGGGTCTGGCCGACATCGAGGGGCTCGCGATGCTCGGGGGAGAGGGGCCGCGGGTCGACGTCGAGCTGTCGGGCGATCTCGAGGGCCTCCGCCCGATGGTCGAGGCCGCGATCTACCGGGTCGTCCAGGAGTCGATCACCAACGCGGTGCGACACGCCCGCACCGCCACCCGCATAGCGGTCTCGGTCGCCGGTGAGAACGGCTCCGTGCGCGTGACCGTCCGTGACGACGGAGCCGCCGTCCCGTTCGGCGGCGCGGGGTCGGCGACGGGCTACGGGCTCGTCGGCATGACGGAGCGCGCCGCGCTCCTCGGCGGCGCACTCGAGGCGGGGCCTGACCCCGCCGGCGGCTGGGCGGTCCGCGCCGTGCTGCCGCGCAACGGCACCCCCGCATGACGGTTCGCGTGATCGTCGCCGACGATCAGGATCTCGTCCGCACCGGCCTCAGCATGATCCTGGACGCCCAGCCCGGCATCGAGGTGATCGGCGTGGCGGCGGACGGCCACGAGGCGGTGGCCCTCGCGCGCGAGCTCCGCCCCGACGTCTGCCTGCTCGACATCCGGATGCCGGGCATGGACGGCATCGAGGCCACCCGGCAGCTCGCCGGGCCGGACGTCGCCGACCCGATCGCCGTCGTCGTCATCACCACCTTCGACCTCGACGAGCACGTGCACGCCGCCCTACGGGCCGGCGCCCGGGGCTTCCTGCTCAAGGACGCCGGGCCCGAGCTGCTGGTCCAGGCGATCCGCTCCGCCGCCAACGGCGACGCGCTCATCGCGCCGAGCGTCACCGTGCGGCTGCTCGCCGCCTTCTCCGACAACCCCGCCGAGGCGCCACCGGCGCAGCCCCGCGAACCCCTCACGGCTCGCGAGGAGGAGGTCCTGGTCACCGTGGCCCGCGGCCGGACCAACGCCGAGATCGCCGACGAGCTCCACATCAGCCTCAGCACCGCGAAGTCGCACCTGGCCAGCCTGATGTCCAAGCTCGGCGCGCGGAACCGCGTCGAGATCGCCATGTGGGCGTACGAGACGGACCGGATCAGGAGCTGACCGGGGCCTCAACGGCCCATTCGCGGTCAAGCACCGCGTACACCCGCAGCGTCGTCCATTCGCCCTTAAACCAGTCGGCCTCGACAAGGCACGCTTCGCATCGGAAGCCAAGGTGTTCGAGCAGACTGTGCACCGGTTGATTGCGGTCGTCAGCCTGCGCGAAGACCCGGTGCAGGCCGTGCTCGTCGAACAGCCGGTCGATCACGGCGGTGAGCGCTTCCCTCGCCAGCCCACGACCTTGCGCTGAAGGCGAGAACGTCACGCCTACCTCAGCGGTCGCCGGCTGGTCCGTCGCCACTCGCACGGCGCAATCGCCGCACAAAGCTCCACTGACTCGATCCACCGCAGCCAGTTGCATCCAATCGCCTGGCACGCCGAACCTGAGACCTTGCTGTGACGCAAGGAACTGCTCGCCGTCATCGCGCGAGTACGTGGGCTCCCAGGACTGAAAGCGGGCGACCTCCGGGTCGCTGCGATAGCCGACAAACGCCGGCACGTCCTCCAAGTCGAACGGTCGCAGCGTCAGGCGCTCGGTCACGATCTCCAACAGGCGGCC
Protein-coding sequences here:
- a CDS encoding response regulator transcription factor → MTVRVIVADDQDLVRTGLSMILDAQPGIEVIGVAADGHEAVALARELRPDVCLLDIRMPGMDGIEATRQLAGPDVADPIAVVVITTFDLDEHVHAALRAGARGFLLKDAGPELLVQAIRSAANGDALIAPSVTVRLLAAFSDNPAEAPPAQPREPLTAREEEVLVTVARGRTNAEIADELHISLSTAKSHLASLMSKLGARNRVEIAMWAYETDRIRS
- a CDS encoding GNAT family N-acetyltransferase, with the translated sequence MEIVTERLTLRPFDLEDVPAFVGYRSDPEVARFQSWEPTYSRDDGEQFLASQQGLRFGVPGDWMQLAAVDRVSGALCGDCAVRVATDQPATAEVGVTFSPSAQGRGLAREALTAVIDRLFDEHGLHRVFAQADDRNQPVHSLLEHLGFRCEACLVEADWFKGEWTTLRVYAVLDREWAVEAPVSS
- a CDS encoding sensor histidine kinase, with the translated sequence MARRARALYGGLVEGNAIRSLWAEPRVPDPPRRVWRDWALVGVLVPAAVLESILREEVTWRPAALVITVAAIVLLLWRRTSPLPVVAGTFGLMGTGAAAWLLGAGEPVGLYSAASVLLVPYSLLRWAAGREVVIGLSIIVVVGAVCIAADFTGVVEAVAGMVILLFPAVLGASVRYRTGSRLRELDQIRLREREELARGLHDTVAHHVSAIAIHAQAGRALAASRPDAAVDALAVIEEAASRTLTEMRSMVGALRRPGEVPDLLPQRGLADIEGLAMLGGEGPRVDVELSGDLEGLRPMVEAAIYRVVQESITNAVRHARTATRIAVSVAGENGSVRVTVRDDGAAVPFGGAGSATGYGLVGMTERAALLGGALEAGPDPAGGWAVRAVLPRNGTPA